The Thermus islandicus DSM 21543 genome has a window encoding:
- a CDS encoding winged helix-turn-helix domain-containing protein: MRRPGRRAKKAKDPIEKDRFLAVYHARRGHKVASLTTAKEIARITLHTPRWVQETVRRYNQEGPESLRDRRHQNPGQKPKLTLEEQRKVLEALKGPPPDGGLWTGPKLRDWVERELGKRLSLYPIYRLLHEMGFALRVPRPRHAKADGAAQEA, from the coding sequence GTGAGGAGGCCAGGGCGGAGGGCCAAGAAGGCCAAGGACCCGATAGAGAAGGACCGCTTCTTGGCTGTCTACCACGCCAGGCGAGGCCACAAGGTAGCTTCGCTGACCACCGCCAAGGAGATCGCCAGGATCACCCTGCACACCCCCCGCTGGGTGCAGGAGACGGTGCGGCGCTACAACCAAGAGGGGCCAGAAAGCCTGCGGGATCGGCGGCACCAGAACCCGGGACAAAAGCCCAAGCTCACCCTGGAGGAGCAGAGGAAGGTGCTGGAGGCCCTAAAGGGCCCCCCGCCCGACGGGGGCCTGTGGACGGGGCCCAAGCTAAGGGACTGGGTGGAGCGGGAGCTGGGAAAGAGGCTCTCCCTCTACCCCATCTACCGGCTTCTGCACGAGATGGGGTTTGCCTTGCGGGTGCCCCGCCCCCGGCACGCGAAGGCGGATGGGGCGGCGCAGGAGGCGT
- a CDS encoding D-ribose ABC transporter substrate-binding protein, with amino-acid sequence MARRIGFLGLAVWFLASMGALGQGAVVGLSLSTLNNPFFVALRDGALQAAQKAGIQLLVLDAQDRVDKQVADIEDLIQRRVRVLLVNPTDSAAVVPAIQKANRAGIPVITVDRAASGGQVAFHIASDNVAGGRMAAEFVCQLLKGRGKVVELEGIPGTSAARDRGQGFNAYLKEKCPGITVVARQTANFDRAQGLSVMENILQAQREIDAVFAHNDEMALGALQAIKASGRKIPVVGFDATPDAVKAVQACEMAATVAQQPQEMGRIAVEKAVELIRGTKPPAQTRFIPVPLKLVTNPSCKQ; translated from the coding sequence ATGGCAAGGAGGATCGGGTTTTTAGGGCTCGCAGTCTGGTTCTTGGCCTCGATGGGGGCCTTGGGCCAAGGGGCGGTGGTGGGACTCTCCCTTTCTACCCTCAACAACCCCTTCTTCGTGGCCCTTCGGGATGGAGCGCTCCAGGCGGCTCAGAAGGCGGGCATCCAGCTCCTCGTCTTGGATGCCCAGGACCGGGTGGACAAGCAGGTGGCCGATATTGAAGACCTCATCCAGCGCCGGGTGCGGGTCCTCCTGGTCAATCCTACAGACAGCGCTGCCGTGGTCCCGGCCATCCAGAAGGCCAATCGGGCGGGGATCCCGGTGATCACCGTGGACCGGGCTGCCTCAGGTGGACAGGTAGCCTTCCACATCGCCTCGGACAACGTGGCAGGAGGCCGCATGGCGGCGGAGTTCGTTTGCCAGCTGCTCAAAGGGCGGGGTAAGGTCGTGGAACTCGAGGGCATTCCCGGAACCTCGGCGGCCCGGGACCGGGGCCAGGGCTTCAACGCTTACCTCAAGGAAAAGTGCCCTGGGATCACGGTGGTGGCCCGGCAAACGGCCAACTTTGACCGGGCCCAAGGGCTTTCCGTCATGGAGAACATCCTCCAGGCTCAACGCGAGATCGACGCCGTCTTCGCCCACAACGATGAGATGGCCCTAGGGGCCCTTCAGGCCATCAAGGCCAGCGGCCGCAAGATTCCCGTGGTGGGCTTTGACGCTACCCCCGATGCCGTAAAAGCCGTGCAAGCCTGCGAGATGGCGGCCACCGTGGCCCAGCAGCCACAAGAAATGGGCCGCATTGCGGTGGAAAAGGCGGTGGAGCTGATTCGGGGTACGAAGCCTCCCGCGCAAACCCGGTTTATCCCAGTCCCCCTGAAGCTGGTCACGAACCCTTCCTGTAAGCAGTAG
- a CDS encoding ABC transporter permease, which produces MLWARFRPNLLSRYGLLWALGLLILALSLLSPYFLSPSNLLNVLRQVSINAILALGMTVVILKGGIDLSVGSLLALAGALAAGFAVSGLPPALAMGLGIGIAVALGILQGLLVAYAGLPPFIVTLAGLTAFRGLTLVYTDGSPITGLPDSFLFLGNGTLLGIPVPVVAMLSFLLLTQLLLQNTALGRYLYAIGGNEEAARLSGVPVARIKVFAYAYSGLAAGLAALVLTGRLNSAQPTAGTGFELDAIAAAVVGGTSLAGGRGTAWGTFLGALIIGVLNNGMNLLNVSSFYQLIAKGVVIVLALLVDRLVRRR; this is translated from the coding sequence ATGTTGTGGGCGCGGTTCAGGCCTAACCTGCTTTCCCGCTACGGCCTCCTTTGGGCCCTGGGGTTACTGATCCTGGCCTTGAGCCTCCTCTCCCCCTATTTTCTCTCCCCCTCGAACCTGCTCAATGTGCTCCGGCAGGTTTCCATCAACGCCATCCTGGCCCTGGGAATGACCGTGGTCATCCTCAAAGGGGGGATCGACCTCTCCGTGGGCTCCCTTCTGGCCCTAGCCGGGGCCTTGGCCGCAGGCTTCGCCGTTTCGGGTCTGCCTCCGGCCCTGGCCATGGGGCTGGGAATCGGGATCGCCGTGGCCCTAGGAATCCTCCAGGGACTGCTGGTGGCCTATGCGGGCCTACCTCCCTTTATCGTCACCCTAGCGGGCCTCACCGCCTTCCGGGGGCTCACCCTGGTGTACACCGATGGAAGCCCCATTACCGGACTCCCCGATTCTTTCCTCTTTCTGGGCAACGGGACGCTCTTGGGGATACCGGTACCGGTGGTGGCCATGCTCTCCTTCCTCCTCCTCACCCAGCTCTTGCTGCAAAACACGGCCCTCGGGCGGTACCTCTACGCCATCGGGGGCAATGAGGAGGCCGCCCGGCTTTCGGGGGTACCGGTGGCCAGGATCAAGGTCTTTGCCTACGCCTATTCGGGGCTGGCTGCTGGCCTTGCCGCCCTGGTGCTCACGGGCCGGCTTAACTCCGCCCAGCCCACGGCGGGAACGGGATTTGAGCTGGATGCCATCGCGGCAGCGGTGGTAGGGGGCACCTCCCTGGCAGGGGGAAGGGGAACGGCCTGGGGCACCTTCTTGGGAGCCCTTATCATCGGCGTGCTCAACAACGGGATGAACCTACTCAACGTTTCGTCCTTTTACCAGCTGATCGCCAAAGGGGTGGTCATCGTCCTCGCCCTTTTGGTCGACCGGCTGGTGAGAAGGAGGTGA
- a CDS encoding sugar ABC transporter ATP-binding protein, which produces MALLEMRGIHKRFGGIEALKGVDFAVEAGEVHALVGENGAGKSTLMKILSGALAPDGGEVWLDGRRLRLGSVQEARRQGIAMVYQELNLAPNLSVAENLFLGRFSPLVGRRELYARARGLLEGLSLEIPPEAPVGSLEAGQQALVAVAQALGQKARILVFDEATAALSAREAEQLFQLVADLRSRNLGLVWISHRLEEVFRLADRVTVLRDGQRVATLPLASLTPEALVELMVGKRERARLTLASPKAETPLALQVEGVGLKPLRLSLRPGEILGLAGVVGSGRSAVVEALFGLRGQAFVNGEPIRSPLEAIRKGVFLVPADRKAQGLVLTLSARANISLPVLRSLTWGGMVLASQEVALARHWFQALRIRPQDPEQPAASFSGGNQQKLVLAKALATKPRVLLLEEPTRGVDVAARQEIYALLADWAREGVAQIVSSGDTEELLLLCHRILVFQRGGVVAEFYPPYCGEEVVAHVVGAVQA; this is translated from the coding sequence TCGGGGGCATAGAGGCCCTCAAGGGGGTGGATTTTGCCGTGGAGGCAGGAGAGGTCCACGCCCTTGTGGGGGAAAACGGGGCCGGGAAGTCCACCCTCATGAAGATCCTCTCCGGAGCCCTGGCGCCGGACGGGGGGGAGGTTTGGCTCGACGGGCGCCGCCTCCGTCTAGGGAGCGTCCAGGAAGCTCGGCGGCAGGGAATCGCCATGGTCTACCAGGAGCTCAACCTGGCGCCCAACCTTTCCGTAGCGGAAAACCTCTTCCTTGGCCGTTTCTCGCCTCTGGTAGGCCGGCGGGAGCTCTATGCACGGGCCCGGGGTCTCCTGGAGGGGCTCAGCCTGGAGATCCCCCCTGAGGCCCCGGTAGGGTCCCTCGAGGCGGGACAGCAGGCCCTGGTGGCGGTAGCCCAGGCCCTAGGCCAGAAAGCCCGCATCTTGGTTTTCGACGAGGCCACGGCTGCCCTGAGCGCCCGTGAGGCCGAACAGCTTTTCCAACTCGTGGCCGACCTAAGGAGTAGGAACCTCGGCCTCGTGTGGATCAGCCATCGGTTGGAAGAGGTCTTCCGTCTGGCCGATCGGGTGACCGTCTTACGGGACGGACAGCGCGTGGCCACCCTTCCCTTGGCCAGCCTCACACCGGAGGCGCTGGTGGAGCTTATGGTGGGCAAGCGGGAGCGGGCTCGGCTGACCTTGGCCTCCCCCAAGGCCGAAACTCCGCTTGCCCTCCAGGTGGAGGGGGTGGGTCTTAAGCCCCTGAGGCTTTCCTTGCGTCCGGGGGAGATCTTGGGGCTTGCGGGCGTGGTGGGCTCGGGGCGGAGCGCCGTGGTGGAGGCCCTCTTTGGGCTGAGAGGCCAGGCTTTTGTAAACGGCGAGCCCATCCGTTCCCCCCTCGAGGCCATCCGGAAAGGGGTATTCCTCGTGCCCGCCGATCGCAAGGCCCAGGGGCTCGTCCTGACGTTGAGCGCCAGGGCCAACATCAGCCTTCCGGTGCTCCGGAGCCTCACCTGGGGGGGCATGGTCCTCGCTTCCCAGGAGGTGGCCCTGGCCCGGCACTGGTTTCAGGCCCTGAGGATTCGCCCTCAGGATCCTGAGCAGCCGGCCGCTTCTTTTTCCGGAGGGAACCAGCAAAAGCTAGTTTTGGCGAAGGCCCTGGCCACGAAACCCCGCGTGCTTCTCCTAGAAGAGCCTACGCGGGGCGTAGACGTGGCCGCACGTCAGGAGATCTATGCTCTCCTTGCAGACTGGGCGCGGGAGGGTGTAGCCCAGATTGTCTCCAGCGGGGACACCGAGGAGCTCCTGCTTCTCTGCCACCGCATCCTGGTCTTCCAGAGAGGAGGCGTGGTGGCCGAGTTCTACCCCCCCTACTGCGGGGAGGAGGTGGTCGCCCATGTTGTGGGCGCGGTTCAGGCCTAA